A single Anabas testudineus chromosome 10, fAnaTes1.2, whole genome shotgun sequence DNA region contains:
- the nkx1.2lb gene encoding NK1 transcription factor related 2-like,b — MNRERAVPGPGADGVQTVISRDRAVAGSVTDAVQPVMNRDRAVPTPGGDGVQTVVSPDSGDMLDGGSTGEKRLFSTNAVTGGRDAQAVENHTDPPPTNPVLVPPQQGPTGPTGHRTTSFSVLDILDPNKFTSNRRHQQPQHASHRAERELSAYGAENRRGGAGEQREPGLESSKGCYGAEEEEQYHKEGFVYRSPDEDDYHRSGTPDSEAPDGPYSSEESSSALPSNGDRDLGQHSLQDSSRDTKSPGGGSEITNVQTNGGQGAKPKRKRSGSDSKSGKPRRARTAFTYEQLVALENKFKSTRYLSVCERLNLALSLSLTETQVKIWFQNRRTKWKKQNPGADTSAPTGAGGAGGSGGGAGGGLGSLSPLSPSPPVSGHLAMHAGYAGHHHPPTGSLVQLPFLTASHVLSPFMLGTQSYAAPAFYSTHL; from the exons ATGAACCGGGAAAGAGCGGTACCGGGGCCCGGAGCGGACGGGGTCCAGACCGTCATAAGTCGAGACAGAGCCGTAGCAGGTTCCGTGACGGACGCGGTCCAGCCAGTGATGAACCGGGACAGAGCGGTACCGACGCCCGGCGGGGACGGAGTCCAGACCGTGGTGAGCCCGGACAGCGGAGACATGCTGGACGGAGGCTCCACCGGAGAGAAGCGGCTCTTCTCCACTAACGCGGTGACCGGAGGCAGAGACGCACAGGCCGTGGAGAACCACACGGACCCCCCGCCGACGAACCCGGTGTTAGTCCCGCCACAGCAG GGTCCCACCGGTCCTACCGGACACCGGACCACCTCCTTCTCCGTGCTGGACATCCTGGACCCCAACAAGTTCACGAGCAACCGGAGACACCAGCAACCGCAGCACGCGAGCCACCGGGCAGAGCGCGAGCTGAGCGCGTACGGAGCGGAGAACCGGAGGGGAGGCGCGGGGGAGCAGCGCGAGCCCGGCCTGGAGTCCAGCAAGGGCTGCTACggagcggaggaggaggagcagtaCCACA AGGAAGGCTTTGTATACAGAAGCCCAGATGAGGATGACTACCACAGATCTGGGACCCCAGACTCAGAGGCTCCAGATGGTCCCTACAGCAGTGAGgagagcagctctgctctgcccaGTAACGGAGACAGAGATCTGGGCCAGCACAGCCTCCAGGACTCCTCCAGAGACACCAAGAGCCCAGGAGGAGGTTCTGAGATCACCAATGTGCAGACCAATGGGGGCCAGGGGGCCAAGCCCAAGAGGAAGCGCTCTGGCTCAGACTCCAAGTCAGGAAAGCCCCGTAGAGCCCGGACTGCCTTCACCTACGAGCAGCTGGTGGCACTGGAGAACAAGTTCAAGTCCACGCGCTACCTGTCAGTGTGCGAACGGCTCAACCTGGCCCTGTCGCTGTCCCTCACTGAGACCCAGGTCAAGATCTGGTTCCAGAACCGCCGGACCAAGTGGAAGAAACAGAACCCTGGTGCTGACACCTCCGCCCCCACCGGGGCTGGAGGTGCCGGGGGCTcaggtggaggagcaggaggaggccTGGGGAGTCTCAGTCCTCTCAGTCCATCCCCTCCGGTCAGTGGGCACCTGGCCATGCACGCTGGCTACGCCggacaccaccacccccccacAGGCAGCCTGGTCCAGCTGCCTTTCCTTACCGCCAGCCACGTCCTGTCCCCCTTCATGCTGGGGACACAGAGCTACGCTGCCCCCGCTTTCTACAGCACGCacctgtag